A single window of Rhipicephalus microplus isolate Deutch F79 chromosome 5, USDA_Rmic, whole genome shotgun sequence DNA harbors:
- the LOC119186486 gene encoding 3'-5' RNA nuclease TATDN2-like, with product MDHVAKQWPYSVSSSVGLIDTHCHLHFLFRKTRHHGTFSEFRRKHQATFPLNYEGCVAVFCDPDTFKKRSVWRGLLAEKGIWGAFGCHPHMAKLYDEDIEDAMIDALEQPKVVALGEIGLDYSSNNNCGHKLQQLVFRRQLQLASKGKLPLVIHSRDASQDTLRILKEEMPADWPIHRHCFTGGWSEAQQWMDTFPNLFLGLTPLVGFHSAGPLGEVGRRIPLDRLLLETDAPYFLPKSESNRLMQSHPGMAIHVARQVSAMRGIPLEEVLVAVRQNTRRMYRI from the exons ATGGACCACGTTGCCAAGCAGTGGCCTTACTCGGTGTCCTCGTCAGTGGGCCTCATCGACACCCACTGTCACCTGCACTTCCTGTTCCGAAAAACCAGGCACCACGGCACGTTTTCCGAGTTCCGGAGGAAGCACCAGGCCACGTTCCCCCTCAACTACGAGGGATGCGTGGCTGTTTTCTGCGATCCGGATACTTTTAAGAAG CGGAGCGTCTGGCGAGGCCTTCTTGCGGAGAAGGGAATCTGGGGTGCATTCGGGTGTCACCCCCACATGGCCAAGCTGTATGACGAAGACATCGAGGACGCGATGATTGATGCGCTGGAGCAGCCGAAGGTGGTCGCGCTTGGAGAGATAGGTCTGGACTATTCTTCCAA CAACAATTGTGGCCACAAACTCCAGCAGCTCGTCTTCCGCCGCCAGCTACAGTTGGCAAGCAAAGGCAAGCTCCCGCTGGTCATCCACTCGAGGGATGCCTCGCAGGACACGTTGCGGATCCTCAAAGAG GAGATGCCGGCGGACTGGCCCATCCACCGGCATTGCTTCACCGGCGGATGGTCAGAGGCCCAGCAGTGGATGGACACGTTTCCAAACTTGTTCTTGGGCCTCACTCCACTGGTGGGGTTCCACAGCGCTGGACCGCTTGGCGAGGTTGGCCGCCGGATACCCCTGGACCGCCTGCTGTTGGAGACGGATGCACCCTACTTCCTCCCAAAGAGC GAGTCCAACCGTCTCATGCAATCCCATCCAGGGATGGCCATCCACGTGGCCAGGCAGGTTTCGGCCATGCGAGGCATCCCGCTGGAGGAAGTCCTCGTTGCTGTCCGCCAGAACACGAGGAGAATGTACCGCATTTAA